The following proteins come from a genomic window of Nitrospirota bacterium:
- a CDS encoding phosphate/phosphite/phosphonate ABC transporter substrate-binding protein has product MRFIKLLLFINLIIIFASCRQSPSVKNEKAYRIGYMICNSEEETLYRFRPLTAYLGKKLGVKTEAVAIDTTNFTKEVDSLDFTHTNSLLYIILNRYHGVRALTADKQGALGFRSNGAIVTRKDSGINTIKDLKGKSMAFGPMLAPTGYLQQYDLMIQSGIDPEDDLSFYTIPAGTYKHEKVIYGVLYGMYDAGAFQMLDFERMVEEGKIDRGDFRIIAEGGSIPYCTFGSAQKIDEPLANALKKALLELKKEDTVEIDGETVKVLARARLDGFQDVKDEDYDVVRDIAKRTNMPPYQKY; this is encoded by the coding sequence ATGAGATTTATTAAACTGTTGCTCTTTATTAATCTGATTATTATTTTTGCCTCATGCAGGCAGTCACCTTCCGTTAAAAATGAAAAGGCCTACAGGATAGGCTACATGATCTGCAACAGTGAAGAAGAAACGCTTTACAGATTCAGGCCGCTGACAGCTTATTTAGGTAAAAAACTCGGCGTAAAAACAGAGGCTGTGGCGATTGATACAACCAACTTTACAAAAGAGGTTGACAGCCTGGATTTTACTCATACGAATTCGCTTCTCTACATAATATTAAACCGCTATCACGGCGTCAGGGCATTGACAGCGGACAAACAGGGAGCGCTCGGATTTAGATCGAACGGGGCGATCGTCACAAGAAAGGACAGCGGGATAAATACGATAAAAGATTTGAAAGGGAAGAGCATGGCCTTCGGCCCCATGCTCGCGCCGACCGGATACTTACAGCAATACGACCTGATGATCCAAAGCGGTATAGATCCTGAAGATGACCTGTCGTTTTACACGATACCGGCAGGCACGTATAAACATGAAAAGGTGATCTACGGAGTTCTGTACGGCATGTATGACGCCGGCGCGTTTCAGATGCTCGATTTTGAACGGATGGTTGAAGAGGGAAAGATCGACCGTGGTGATTTCAGGATAATCGCTGAGGGCGGATCGATCCCGTACTGCACCTTCGGCTCTGCGCAAAAGATCGACGAACCGCTCGCAAATGCCTTAAAGAAGGCATTGCTCGAATTAAAAAAGGAAGACACGGTGGAAATAGACGGAGAGACTGTGAAGGTGCTTGCAAGGGCAAGGCTTGACGGTTTTCAGGATGTAAAAGATGAGGATTACGATGTTGTGAGAGACATCGCAAAGCGCACCAATATGCCGCCGTATCAAAAATATTAA
- a CDS encoding carboxypeptidase regulatory-like domain-containing protein encodes MLENIFKIVAILIVISLFFGIGKATAVETTIFKGHVFDVEGDVVKGTEIFIYNSPDTRRPADFISGRTEEDGYFSITLPFGKYWAVARLRKDDKYGPLLIGDKHSGEPVEIEVEAGKELVMNFTVVDIRDAGRLSKKTGEDYLRISGRIIAADGKPVKQVYAVANRTNPAPDIPDFLSAWTDMYGRYTLYLPKGKYYIGYDDEFPMHSYRVYKELIMESDKDNFDIVVESK; translated from the coding sequence ATGCTTGAAAATATATTTAAAATTGTCGCTATTCTAATTGTAATATCCCTGTTTTTTGGGATTGGTAAAGCCACTGCCGTTGAGACAACTATCTTCAAAGGACACGTTTTTGACGTGGAAGGCGACGTCGTTAAAGGGACGGAGATATTTATTTACAATTCTCCAGATACCAGGAGGCCTGCTGATTTCATATCAGGTCGCACGGAAGAGGATGGATATTTTAGTATTACGCTGCCGTTCGGGAAGTATTGGGCTGTGGCGAGATTGAGGAAAGACGACAAATATGGCCCGCTTTTGATTGGAGATAAGCATTCAGGAGAACCTGTTGAGATAGAGGTTGAAGCCGGTAAAGAACTTGTTATGAATTTTACAGTAGTGGATATCAGGGACGCCGGGCGTCTATCAAAAAAGACGGGAGAAGATTATTTAAGGATTAGCGGGCGTATTATTGCTGCGGACGGAAAACCGGTCAAACAGGTTTATGCTGTGGCAAACAGGACTAATCCGGCTCCTGATATACCCGACTTCTTGTCTGCATGGACGGATATGTATGGGCGATATACCCTTTATTTACCAAAAGGCAAATATTACATTGGATATGATGATGAATTCCCAATGCATAGTTATAGAGTTTACAAGGAATTGATTATGGAATCGGACAAGGATAATTTTGATATTGTAGTTGAAAGCAAGTGA
- a CDS encoding carboxypeptidase regulatory-like domain-containing protein yields the protein MIKKAALLFVLILMLSVTVIHAEIETGWISGRIMIKDNGPLADAMIVFFDTQSGPPPSIDKYFRVPDGIDEVDAEGGFRVSLPVGKYYIGAIKRVSAEKAGPPLDGDYFFISEDKDGKPIQHIIENGKEVKLGTLTDAVPFKRSLPEGVTGISGTILDMADIPVEGAILFAYYTETLTGIPTFTSYKTGKDGKYIITVDTGGVYYLRVRDVYGGGPPVPGAIMGGYGEEKPTAIVAKTGEISGGVDIKVIRHLEMGPKHQPDATNENFMEEQMRKIKQEMENTIEKKQ from the coding sequence ATGATTAAAAAAGCCGCGTTACTTTTTGTTCTGATTCTAATGTTATCAGTAACTGTAATCCATGCGGAAATTGAGACAGGCTGGATATCGGGCCGGATAATGATCAAGGACAACGGGCCATTAGCTGATGCCATGATAGTTTTCTTTGATACTCAATCAGGGCCTCCTCCATCTATCGATAAATACTTCAGGGTTCCGGACGGAATTGACGAAGTTGATGCTGAAGGCGGGTTTCGCGTATCGCTTCCTGTCGGCAAGTATTACATCGGAGCGATTAAAAGGGTATCTGCCGAAAAAGCCGGTCCGCCCCTGGATGGTGATTATTTCTTTATCAGTGAAGATAAAGATGGCAAACCTATACAGCACATTATTGAGAACGGTAAGGAAGTGAAGCTTGGCACTCTCACAGATGCTGTCCCTTTTAAACGTTCGCTCCCTGAAGGAGTCACAGGGATATCAGGCACTATCCTCGATATGGCAGATATCCCTGTTGAAGGGGCAATATTATTTGCATACTATACTGAGACACTAACTGGGATTCCGACCTTTACTTCCTATAAAACCGGAAAGGATGGCAAATATATTATCACAGTAGACACTGGAGGAGTTTATTACTTAAGGGTAAGAGACGTGTACGGAGGCGGTCCGCCTGTCCCAGGGGCTATCATGGGAGGTTACGGGGAAGAAAAGCCTACAGCGATAGTCGCTAAAACAGGCGAGATATCTGGCGGCGTAGATATAAAAGTGATAAGGCATCTTGAAATGGGGCCCAAACATCAGCCGGATGCAACGAACGAGAATTTCATGGAAGAGCAAATGAGAAAAATTAAACAGGAAATGGAGAATACGATTGAAAAGAAGCAATAG
- a CDS encoding right-handed parallel beta-helix repeat-containing protein has product MKFLETTFLLLIIFILFPFSASGITITRDTVWKGEITLSEDIVVPEGVTLTILSGTVVNIIPSDRTKSEAEYLLFMTEMTIRGRLEVEGTGEAPVVFQVKEDKPYRWAGIIIDGGEANIKACRIYDAETGLLVMNGSLGLTDSVLEDNRYGIVAQGAQTFVNMKNTYVQKNDHGVFSFAGANVDFRDSVIEHNMKNDLYMPKPDSESLTVKRPVLCNRNSYDFAKEFEVHGKETSREYGDEVLPGDTVWRGRIAINGLLRVPVNFRLIIAPGTVVEFKKKDTNGDGIGENGILMQGVLIAKGTKDEPIIFRSAEKQKRPGDWDAINIMNSDGAQNLVEFCQIENAYRGLHFHFSNVMVSESILRNNYIGIQFQESAAEIRGSHIYGNKNGIKGRDSDMNFTGNYVFDNINGVNLFRVSMNANDNTVLYNMNDGFKIREGITALERNFVGCNRSGLMVNDAFHGRLSNNAIVNNYESGMSLKGVDNLDISGNFIQGNGVNGINLQNAGAVIKGNYISENGERGIGIQSFTGTITENNIAGNGLYAVENESGSDISAPSNWWGNKDAASVIYDNKDRHERGEVLYSPEIETPLVFSWPLKSIYADVTWPSGIYLNEPVTVYGSTLEIAPGANIIFSKGAGLKVSGGKMLAPGTSDKRIVFTSSDKNEASLWDEILFEHADGSEFSFCDFEYATWAIHSHFTSLKISNSRFLHNEGGIRFRSGPVEINRSLFRENKVGIRSYFGNALIEENVILNNDVGIFVREKGSGLTIKSNNIYSNKAYNVRVGDFNTEDIDARKNWWGVDDPAVTIFDARCEPGIGEVIYEPYLTEPVKLNGVN; this is encoded by the coding sequence ATGAAATTTCTTGAAACGACATTCCTGCTTCTCATCATTTTTATTTTATTTCCTTTTTCAGCCTCCGGAATAACCATCACAAGAGATACCGTGTGGAAAGGCGAAATAACTCTTTCAGAAGATATTGTCGTACCTGAAGGCGTTACGCTCACTATTCTATCCGGCACAGTGGTAAACATCATTCCTTCCGACAGGACAAAGAGTGAAGCCGAATATCTTTTATTCATGACCGAGATGACAATCCGGGGCAGGCTGGAGGTTGAGGGAACCGGGGAAGCGCCAGTTGTATTCCAGGTAAAAGAGGATAAGCCTTACAGATGGGCAGGAATAATTATTGACGGGGGGGAGGCAAATATAAAAGCGTGCAGGATTTATGATGCTGAAACAGGCCTTCTTGTAATGAACGGTTCACTTGGATTAACAGACTCGGTCCTTGAGGATAACCGGTACGGCATTGTTGCGCAGGGCGCGCAGACTTTTGTGAATATGAAAAACACGTATGTCCAAAAAAATGATCACGGCGTTTTTTCATTTGCCGGCGCAAATGTTGATTTCAGGGACAGCGTTATTGAGCATAACATGAAAAATGATCTCTACATGCCTAAGCCCGATAGTGAGAGTTTGACTGTAAAACGCCCGGTCTTGTGTAACAGGAATAGTTATGATTTTGCGAAGGAGTTTGAAGTTCATGGTAAAGAAACAAGCAGAGAATACGGCGATGAAGTTTTGCCTGGAGATACGGTCTGGCGGGGAAGGATAGCGATTAACGGGCTGCTTAGAGTTCCTGTGAATTTCAGATTGATAATTGCTCCCGGCACGGTTGTTGAATTTAAAAAGAAGGATACAAACGGTGACGGTATCGGAGAGAACGGAATCCTGATGCAGGGAGTTCTGATTGCGAAAGGCACAAAAGATGAGCCGATCATCTTCAGGTCTGCGGAGAAACAAAAAAGACCCGGAGACTGGGATGCGATCAACATTATGAACAGTGACGGAGCACAGAATCTTGTGGAGTTCTGTCAGATAGAAAATGCATACAGAGGGCTGCATTTCCACTTCTCAAACGTTATGGTGAGTGAATCAATTCTGAGAAATAATTATATAGGCATACAGTTTCAGGAATCAGCAGCGGAAATAAGAGGGAGCCACATATACGGCAATAAAAACGGGATCAAAGGCAGGGATTCAGACATGAACTTTACCGGCAATTATGTCTTTGATAACATTAACGGAGTGAATCTTTTTCGTGTGAGCATGAACGCAAATGATAATACTGTGTTATACAACATGAATGACGGATTTAAGATCAGGGAAGGCATAACCGCGTTAGAGAGGAATTTTGTCGGCTGCAATAGATCCGGGCTCATGGTGAATGATGCGTTTCATGGCAGGCTCAGCAATAATGCCATTGTGAACAACTATGAGTCAGGTATGTCGTTAAAGGGTGTTGATAATCTGGATATCAGCGGTAATTTCATCCAGGGCAATGGAGTTAACGGCATCAATCTGCAAAATGCAGGAGCCGTGATCAAGGGTAATTATATTTCTGAAAACGGCGAAAGAGGCATCGGCATTCAATCGTTTACAGGAACGATAACGGAAAACAACATTGCCGGGAACGGCCTTTATGCCGTTGAGAACGAAAGCGGCAGCGATATTTCCGCTCCATCGAACTGGTGGGGAAATAAAGATGCGGCCTCAGTAATTTACGATAATAAGGATAGACATGAAAGAGGGGAGGTCTTATATTCACCTGAAATAGAAACGCCTTTAGTATTTTCATGGCCGTTAAAAAGTATTTATGCGGATGTTACATGGCCCTCGGGTATTTATTTAAATGAGCCTGTAACTGTTTATGGTTCAACCCTTGAAATCGCTCCCGGTGCGAATATTATATTTTCAAAAGGCGCGGGTTTGAAGGTTTCAGGCGGAAAGATGCTTGCACCTGGAACAAGTGATAAAAGGATAGTATTTACTTCCTCTGATAAAAATGAAGCCAGCCTGTGGGATGAAATACTTTTTGAACATGCTGATGGGAGCGAATTCTCTTTCTGTGATTTTGAATATGCAACATGGGCTATTCACAGCCATTTTACCAGTCTGAAAATCTCAAACAGCCGATTTTTACATAATGAGGGGGGCATAAGATTCAGGAGCGGGCCAGTTGAAATCAACCGTTCGTTATTTCGGGAGAATAAGGTCGGGATAAGGTCATACTTTGGGAATGCATTGATAGAGGAAAATGTTATATTAAATAACGATGTTGGTATATTTGTGAGAGAAAAAGGGAGTGGCCTAACCATAAAGAGTAACAATATTTATTCAAACAAGGCTTACAATGTCAGGGTTGGGGATTTTAATACTGAAGACATTGACGCGCGGAAAAACTGGTGGGGAGTCGATGACCCCGCCGTGACGATCTTTGATGCAAGATGTGAGCCAGGTATCGGGGAAGTCATTTATGAACCGTATTTGACAGAGCCGGTGAAGCTGAATGGCGTAAATTAA
- a CDS encoding right-handed parallel beta-helix repeat-containing protein, with product MKRLILLNAFLILILAPLKSFSAVIEGVVLFENGPVEDSCVSAYSSFRDIEKGTPSFVSATGEKKGFYKLDLPPGTYFLIASGQSYGKKYFSYHGANPIKIEYKNLWIPFMAVSETAVSLKESSSTKLSGKVLFKNNPVKNAHVSIYPLAAGSFRGMGFLTSTTDDNGIFSMGIEPGEYVVIARKRTGNSGMTPLEKGDLFCYPAANPVNIAELKEIQVEIPCYPKDDLKAFLNEDAYPALLVKKSDVNSMRFRENTINEARDLFRIKGRATDLMGNPVKDLYVMAYKGKPSDMFQMHYVRTMPDYMVRADEKGNYSIDAAAGAYYLVARQLVGEAPVKGEYYGLYEANANHLFIINDKSHDAVNIFVNRVMAEEQQRDKSIDPESVIRNYEYKGDIVIDKNTEWSGKITINGIIHVARGAILTIDPGTTVRFKKVDRTRDGVGDAMIKVSGRLEALGSAIRPIRFTSAETTPDKADWSYLLFFVSGDESIISHCIFEYAFSGVQAHFSKVVIKDSVFRDNYEGIRFGRADLRIDHNDIFDNTYGVRHTRVEEPVEITHNNIRNNGVGIFLVPSNQNIVDFSDTFDKKDAIARKQFIVTYNNIAYNTEYNYRMGERQGYDIMIKENWWGMEQEKQIIDTIFDENEDSSLGSVIYKPYLVSPAKDAGAIRGGVL from the coding sequence ATGAAACGTTTAATCCTATTAAACGCCTTTTTGATTCTAATTCTGGCGCCTCTGAAATCTTTCTCTGCTGTTATTGAAGGAGTTGTGCTTTTCGAAAACGGCCCTGTTGAAGACTCATGCGTATCTGCATACAGCAGCTTCAGGGATATTGAAAAGGGGACCCCGTCATTCGTCTCCGCTACAGGAGAGAAAAAAGGATTCTACAAACTTGACCTGCCTCCGGGAACTTATTTCCTGATCGCATCCGGACAGTCTTATGGTAAAAAATATTTCTCCTATCACGGCGCAAACCCGATCAAGATAGAGTACAAAAACCTGTGGATACCTTTTATGGCTGTTTCTGAAACAGCAGTGAGTTTGAAAGAATCATCTTCCACGAAGCTTTCAGGCAAAGTCCTCTTTAAAAACAACCCTGTCAAAAACGCACATGTGTCGATATATCCTCTGGCAGCGGGAAGTTTCAGGGGCATGGGCTTTCTTACAAGCACAACTGATGACAACGGGATTTTCAGCATGGGCATTGAGCCCGGGGAATATGTTGTTATAGCGCGAAAGAGGACCGGCAACAGCGGTATGACGCCTCTCGAAAAAGGCGACCTCTTCTGCTATCCAGCAGCCAATCCAGTGAATATCGCGGAGTTGAAAGAAATACAGGTGGAGATCCCATGTTATCCTAAAGACGACCTCAAGGCCTTTCTAAATGAGGATGCTTATCCGGCGCTTCTGGTAAAAAAATCTGACGTGAACAGTATGAGATTCAGAGAGAATACAATTAATGAGGCGCGGGATCTATTCAGGATAAAAGGAAGAGCAACTGACTTAATGGGTAATCCGGTGAAAGACCTCTACGTTATGGCTTACAAGGGAAAGCCTTCGGATATGTTTCAGATGCATTATGTCAGGACCATGCCGGATTATATGGTCAGGGCCGATGAGAAAGGGAATTACTCGATCGACGCGGCAGCAGGCGCATATTACCTTGTTGCCCGGCAGCTTGTCGGAGAGGCTCCGGTCAAAGGCGAGTACTATGGGCTTTATGAAGCTAACGCAAACCACCTGTTTATAATTAATGACAAATCGCATGATGCTGTAAATATTTTTGTAAACAGGGTGATGGCGGAAGAACAGCAGAGGGATAAAAGCATAGATCCTGAATCCGTAATCCGCAATTATGAATACAAAGGGGATATTGTTATTGATAAAAATACGGAATGGAGTGGAAAGATAACAATCAATGGGATCATTCATGTAGCCCGCGGTGCCATACTGACCATTGATCCGGGAACGACTGTCAGATTTAAGAAAGTTGACCGGACAAGGGACGGAGTTGGAGACGCAATGATAAAAGTAAGCGGCAGGCTTGAGGCGCTGGGCTCTGCGATAAGACCCATCAGATTTACTTCCGCTGAGACAACGCCGGATAAGGCAGACTGGTCTTACCTCCTGTTTTTTGTGTCAGGAGATGAGAGCATTATAAGCCACTGTATATTTGAATATGCTTTTTCCGGTGTTCAGGCGCATTTCTCGAAAGTGGTAATTAAAGACTCAGTCTTCAGGGATAATTATGAAGGCATAAGGTTCGGCAGGGCTGATCTTCGCATTGACCATAATGACATTTTTGATAATACTTACGGCGTCAGGCATACAAGGGTTGAAGAGCCTGTCGAAATCACACACAACAACATCAGAAATAACGGGGTCGGCATTTTCCTTGTGCCGTCGAATCAGAATATAGTGGATTTTTCAGACACATTCGACAAAAAGGACGCCATTGCACGCAAACAGTTTATTGTCACTTACAATAATATTGCTTATAATACGGAATATAATTACAGAATGGGTGAAAGGCAGGGATATGATATTATGATTAAAGAAAATTGGTGGGGCATGGAGCAGGAAAAGCAGATAATTGATACCATATTTGATGAGAATGAGGACAGCTCTTTGGGAAGTGTAATTTATAAACCATATCTTGTTTCTCCTGCAAAAGACGCAGGCGCGATAAGGGGGGGAGTATTATGA
- a CDS encoding YedE-related selenium metabolism membrane protein: MGKLKFISTGILLGAGAVLLSYFGNPANTGICVSCFMRNIAGAVGMHNDIRMQYIRPEIIAFVLGSFFASLAAREFKATSGSSPLLRFFVGVFLIFGCSVFIGCPIKLILRISAGDFTAIIGAIGLAAGVWTGLQFLEGGFRLGRPSETQRANGFIIPGLMLALFILFIVQAPFINFSTKGSAAQHAPVWVSLFFGLLIGAFAQISGFCITGGLARLFLWGPKEVYGCPKSTGLLMAIGAFFLTALSANLLTGQFSPDLTTQAVVSDTYLWDALGMGLVGFGSVLIKGCPFRQLILSGQGDTDAGVTVMGMLVGGALVQNWGIAAASTEVPLWGKIAVLAGFVFLLIIGLLYRERDKGLAPEYQTGLD, encoded by the coding sequence GTGGGTAAGCTGAAATTCATATCAACAGGCATTTTACTCGGAGCCGGAGCGGTTCTGCTTTCTTATTTCGGCAATCCGGCAAATACAGGCATATGCGTCTCCTGTTTTATGAGGAATATCGCAGGCGCCGTCGGAATGCACAACGATATAAGGATGCAGTATATCAGGCCGGAGATCATAGCATTTGTTCTGGGCTCTTTTTTCGCGTCTCTTGCAGCGAGGGAATTCAAAGCGACTTCAGGAAGCTCGCCGCTTCTAAGGTTCTTTGTCGGCGTCTTTCTGATTTTCGGGTGTTCTGTATTCATCGGCTGTCCGATAAAACTGATCCTGCGCATATCTGCCGGAGATTTCACAGCTATTATCGGTGCAATTGGCCTTGCTGCAGGAGTCTGGACAGGTTTGCAATTTCTTGAAGGAGGTTTCAGGCTCGGAAGGCCTTCTGAGACACAGCGCGCGAACGGCTTTATCATTCCCGGCTTAATGCTGGCGCTTTTCATTCTCTTTATTGTTCAGGCGCCATTTATAAATTTCAGTACAAAGGGTTCTGCGGCACAACATGCGCCCGTGTGGGTATCGTTGTTTTTCGGACTTCTTATCGGGGCCTTTGCTCAGATATCCGGCTTCTGCATTACCGGCGGCCTGGCAAGATTGTTTTTATGGGGGCCGAAAGAAGTCTACGGATGCCCGAAGTCAACAGGCCTTTTGATGGCAATAGGAGCATTCTTCCTGACCGCGCTGTCTGCAAATTTGCTCACTGGACAATTCTCTCCTGATCTAACGACGCAGGCTGTAGTATCTGATACTTATTTGTGGGACGCGCTCGGTATGGGGCTTGTGGGATTTGGTTCTGTCCTGATTAAAGGATGCCCGTTCAGACAATTGATACTTTCAGGACAGGGCGATACCGATGCCGGAGTAACGGTAATGGGAATGCTTGTCGGCGGAGCGCTTGTGCAGAATTGGGGAATTGCTGCCGCCTCTACCGAGGTTCCGCTATGGGGAAAGATCGCTGTATTAGCCGGATTTGTTTTCCTGCTTATAATAGGCCTGCTCTATCGTGAAAGGGATAAAGGGCTTGCGCCTGAATACCAGACGGGATTGGATTGA
- a CDS encoding ResB-like family cytochrome C biogenesis protein codes for MPKNRNGRIYGYLSSKELTIILFTVICPILAVASFSESIFPFVWYMIKALLALIILNLFFCTLQRIKTLSRPVLIIHLGVIIVFIGGGISSFGYVATVNIYEGSTVDKVYRWDVKQDVSPGIEITVTKLHEEYYPAPLKVGVLRGGDKFGLFTLTIGESFRAGNYRIQADTLDVTSQKLRLSVFNADSYIGYADTTGVMELPADFPFDFKLVAYMNPVIKKTWVDLVLSRNGEVVAEGSTGVNSPFTWQGLKFFHTATNRDPDRNPFVGIQITRDPGIPIVYAGFCIVFIGGTAYLLRRIFL; via the coding sequence TTGCCGAAGAATAGAAATGGAAGGATTTACGGCTACCTTTCATCGAAAGAATTAACAATAATACTTTTTACGGTCATCTGTCCTATATTGGCAGTTGCATCTTTTTCTGAATCAATATTTCCTTTTGTTTGGTATATGATCAAGGCGCTGCTTGCACTGATAATTCTAAACCTTTTTTTTTGCACGCTTCAAAGGATAAAAACACTTTCAAGACCTGTTCTGATCATTCACCTTGGTGTGATCATTGTTTTTATTGGAGGAGGGATCAGTTCTTTCGGTTATGTCGCTACAGTCAATATATACGAAGGAAGCACCGTTGATAAGGTCTACAGGTGGGATGTGAAACAGGACGTTTCTCCGGGAATAGAAATTACCGTAACTAAGCTGCACGAAGAATATTATCCGGCGCCTTTAAAAGTCGGAGTACTCAGAGGCGGCGATAAGTTCGGGCTTTTTACACTGACAATCGGCGAGAGCTTTAGAGCCGGGAATTACAGGATACAGGCAGACACCCTTGATGTAACATCGCAAAAACTGAGACTAAGCGTTTTTAACGCAGACAGCTACATTGGATATGCCGATACAACAGGTGTTATGGAATTGCCTGCCGATTTTCCTTTTGATTTTAAGCTCGTGGCATACATGAATCCTGTCATTAAAAAGACATGGGTGGACCTGGTTCTTTCAAGAAATGGTGAAGTAGTCGCTGAAGGCAGTACAGGAGTGAACAGTCCTTTTACATGGCAGGGGCTGAAATTCTTTCATACCGCGACAAATAGGGATCCGGACAGAAATCCTTTTGTAGGCATTCAAATTACAAGAGATCCCGGGATCCCGATTGTTTATGCAGGATTCTGTATTGTATTTATCGGCGGGACAGCATATTTATTAAGAAGGATATTTTTATGA